In Prochlorococcus marinus XMU1406, the genomic stretch AATAAAAGTGCTAGTGGTAAAGTTGGCTCTGCTGATGTTTTGATGAATCTTGGGTTGAATTTAAATTGTTCATTAGAAAAAGTAATCACAGCTGTAAGTGAAATTGGAATAACTTTTTTGTTTGCACCTGTTTGGCATAAATCTTTAATAAAACTTGCCCCATTAAGAAAGACCCTTGGAATAAGGACAGTATTTAATCTACTTGGACCATTAGTAAATCCTTTAAGACCCAATGCGCAAGTTTTAGGTGTTGCTTCTGAGGATCTTTTAAAACCTATGGGCAGCGCTCTTTTAAAAATGGGTATGAATAGAGCAATAGTCGTTCATGGTTCTGGTGGCCTTGATGAAGCTTCGCTTCAAGGAGAAAATAAATTAGTATTTGTTGAAAATGGTGAATTACGTTTTTCAGAAATAAATATTTCAGATTTTAACCATGAAAATATTGCTAACGAAAAGCTTGCGGTTTCTGATCTTGAATCTAACGAGGAAATATTAAAGTCTGTTCTAAATGGTTCTGGACAAAAATCTCATATCGATGTTGTTGCTTTGAACGCTGCCTTAGTGCTTTGGGTAGCAGGAATTGAGGATGATTTAATAGAAGGATTTCATAAGGCTTTATTTTCGATTAATCAAGGAGATCCTTGGAAAAAGTTTTTACTATTAAAAAATTATTTGTCCGCGAATTAATTAATTTTAAATTGATGATTAATCCATTTAAGAAAAATGCAAAATTAGTTTTAAGCAATGGAATTGTATTCCCTGGATTTTATTTTGGTGCTTCAGGTACGGCTATTGGTGAAATAGTCTTTAATACGGGCATGACTGGATATCAAGAAGTTATTACTGATCCAAGTTATTACGGACAGATATTAACATTCACTTATCCTGAGATTGGAAATACTGGTATTAATTTTGAAGATTCAGAATCTAATATTCATGTTAAAGGTATAATTGTCAGAAATTTTTCATCTAATAATGGCAATTGGAGATCAAAAAAGAATTTTAATCAATGGTTAGTAGAAAAAAACATCATAGGTCTTCATGGAATTGATACAAGGGCGCTCGTTAAAATTTTAAGATCTAGTGGCTCTATGAATGGAGTTATTACCTCTAAAGATAAATCTGTAGAAAGTTGTTTAAAGATAATTCATGATACACCAAAAATGGAGGGGTTAAATTTATCAAAAGTAGTTTCAACAAAGCAATATTATTTATGGCAAGATCATACACAAACAAATTTTGATGTAAGAAAAAGATATGCTGAATCCTCTAAAAAATTAAAAATAGTAGCTATTGATTTTGGAATTAAAAATTCAATTCTAAATAGACTTGTATCCCATGGTTGTGAAGTTTTGGTTTTGCCATCTCGATCTTCTCTAAAAGATGTTCTCTCTCACAAGCCAGATGGTATTTTTTTCTCAAATGGTCCTGGCGATCCTGCTGCTGTTTCTGAAGGTATAGACTTAGCAAGATCGCTTATTGAATATGGTGAGATTCCTATGTTTGGAATTTGCCTTGGCCACCAAATATTTGGATTAGCATTAGGAGGTTCAACTTATAAACTCCCTTTTGGACATCGTGGTTTAAATCACCCTTGTGGTGAAAATAATAAAATTGAGATAACTAGTCAGAATCATGGTTTTGCTATTGATCCTAATTCAATCTCAAAAGACTTAGTTAGAATAACCCATTACAACCTTAATGATAATACTGTGGCTGGCCTAGAAGTTAATAATAAACCAATATTTAGTGTGCAATATCATCCTGAAGCAGGACCTGGGCCACATGATTCGGATTATTTATTTAAAAAATTTGTTTCTCTAATGTTAGAAAGATGTTGACATATTGTTTTCTTTTGATTTGATAATTACATTTGATACATAAATTTTTTGGAGGTATTAAATCATAGAAGATTTTCAGAAGTTAACCGTTTCTTTAAGAGGAAACCTTGAGTTTAAAACAAATATTATTGTTTTTACTTTTAAAGGCCAACTTGATGCTTTCTCAGAAAAACAATTTAAGACTTTTGTTACTAATAACTTAAAAAATGAGCATCCATTCGTTATAGACCTTACAAAAATAGATTTTTTAGATTCCTCGGGTCTTGGAGCTCTTGTTCAGACAGCTAAAGAATGCAAAAAGTCGAAACTTGGCTTCTCTGTCGTTGGTAATTCGAGAGTGGCCCAAACAATTAAACTTGTTCGATTAGGGGATTTCCTTAACTTGAAGTCAAACCTTGAAGATGCATTAAATTATTTAAAAAATTGAATTATTGGATTCAAAATTTGGTTCCATATGGATCTCCCGAGGATATAGGTGTTATTCAACTTGCTTGGCTTGGAGATTCGGTATGGGAGCTTCACCAGAGACTTAGACATGTTCATTTCCCTTTAAAATCTAAAGATCTACATTTATCTGTAGTAAACGAAGTAAAAGCAAAATCTCAATCAAAATCACTTAGTCAAATTGAGCATTTATTAAATTCAAATGAAATAGATCTAATTAGGCGTGCTAGAAATAAAACAAAGAGATATCCAAAGTCTGCAGACCCTACTATTTACTCCAGAGCAACTGGTTTTGAAACTCTCATTGGTTGGTTATTTTTAAAAGATCCTCAAAGATTATCAAAACTATTTGAATATTTAGAATAAAAAATTAATTGAATCTATGAAAAACTCCTCTAAAAAAAAATTTCCCGGAAAAAATAATAAAGATTACAAAAAAAATTCAGTTCTTGGTTATTCTTCAAAAAAAACAAATCGTTCGGAAAAAAATGAAAGATTTTCGAAAAATTCTGCTAATAACAATAATGTTGAAAATTTAAATAAAACTAACAATACTTTTTCCTCTTTAAAAAGGACAAAGCCAATATTTAAATCTAATACAGAATTTTCTAAAAAAAATTCTGACAATCATCAAGAGTTTACTAGTAAGAGAAATTTTGATGATTGGATATGGGGTAAACATTCAGTTTATGAGGCTCTTAATAGTGAAAGAGCGATTAATAGGATTTGGTGTACTTCGGAAATCTTTTCATCAGACAAGTTTTATATTTTGCTGAAGGACCTTAAATCGAAAGGAGTCCTAATTGAAGAAGTTTCTTGGAATAGGCTTTCGCAAATGACTAATGGTGCTTCACATCAAGGTGTCGCATTGCAGTTAGCATGCGCTAAAACAATATCCCTAGAGCAATTAATCGATTTTTCTAAACACAACTGTGCAAATCCCATAATACTTGCATTAGACGGTATAACTGATCCACATAATGTTGGTGCGATTATAAGATCTGCTGAAGCATTTGACTGCAAGGGAATCATCATTCCCCAGAGAAGATCTGCTGGATTAACGGGAACAGTCGCTAAGGTAGCTGCAGGAGCTTTAGAACACTTGCAAGTAAGTAGAGTTGTTAACTTAAATAGAGCTCTTGAGGAGCTTAAGAAATATGGTTTTCTTGTTGTTGGCTTATCTGGCGATGGTCAATTATCTATTTCCAATTTTCAAGAAAAAGCACCCTTGGTAGTTATTGTTGGCTCTGAAGATAAAGGCATTTCTTTGCTTACTCAAAAAAAATGCGATTTTCTTTTAAACATTCCTCTTAAAGGTAAGACTTCTAGCTTAAATGCCTCTGTGGCGGCAGCAATTTCACTATTTCACTTGACAAGTAAATAATTATAATTGTTAATAATCATTGTTATTTAAGCCCTCTAAAATGTTGTTATTTCAATATATTTATATGATTAATAAAAATTTATTGAATTTTCACTACAAAATTGTATAGAATTTAACAAGAATTGTATGGTCTAAATGACCAATAAAATTTGATAAGAAAATTTGGCAACAAACTCGGATTAGCTTGGTGGGCTAAAATTGAGACAGATCAACCTCGTGGAACTTACTGGTTCGGCCCATTTATTACTAAACGTAGTTTAAAAGAAAATATTACATCTTTTATTAAAGATCTATCTGATGAAGGGTCTAAAAATATTAAACATAGTTTGGTTCGTTGCAAAAAAGAAGAACCACTAACTGTTTGATAGCTTTAATTTTAAGTAATGAATTTTAATTCTTTAAGAAAAGAAATTATTAGAAATAATGCTTCTGTTAAGGAATTAGTTAATGATATTTTTAACAAAATCGATCATAAAGATCCTGAAATTAACTCATATATTTGTACTACAAAAGATAATGCTATCGCGCAAGCAGAAAACATCGATAAATTAATTCAAAATAAAGAAAAACTTCCTCCTCTTGCTGGGATGCCAATAGCAATAAAGGATAATATTTGCACTAAAGGAGTTGCAACAACTTGTGCAAGTCAAATGCTCAAAAGCTTTGTTGCACCTTATGAATCCACAGCTTCAAGTAAATTATGGTCTTCAGGGGGAATTTGTTTAGGAAAAACAAATTTAGATGAATTTGCAATGGGTAGTTCAACAGAAACCTCTGTATTTGGAGTCACCTCAAATCCTTGGGATATTAATAGAGTTCCTGGAGGTAGTTCAGGCGGTAGTGCTGCTTCAGTTGCCGCTGGATTTTGTGCGGCGGCTATAGGCTCTGATACAGGAGGATCAATAAGGCAACCAGCTTCTTTTTGTGGTGTCGTAGGTCTTAAACCCACTTATGGCAGAGTTAGTAGATGGGGACTGGTAGCCTTTGCTAGCTCTCTTGATCAAATTGGTCCAATTACAAATACTGTCTCAGATGCGGCCGAAATTCTTTATTTAATATCTGGTAAAGATCCCTTTGATTCAACATGTCTTGATAAGCCAGTGCCAAATTACTTGGCTGATTTAAATAAATCTATAAAGGGTTTAAAAATAGGAATCATTAGAGAATGTTTTGAGCACCCAGGTCTTAATCCAGAAGTTAAGGAATCTGTTCTCTCTGGAGTAGATAGATTCAAAACTTTAGGAGCTGAAATTATCGAAGTTGAATGTCCTAGATTTAATGATGGAATTGCTACATATTATGTTATTGCACCATCTGAAGCTTCTGCAAATTTAGCTAGATATGATGGAGTTAAATATGGTTATAGATCTAATGATGGTTCAAATCTCATAGATATGACTTCAAAAAGTAGAGCTGAAGGTTTTGGAGATGAAGTACAAAGAAGAATTTTGATAGGAACTTATGCTTTGTCAGCTGGATACAGCGATGCCTATTACAAGAAGGCACAAAAAGTTAGGACACTTATAAGAAAAGATTTTGATAATGCTTTTAAGCAAGTTGATGTTTTGTTGACTCCAACTTGCCCAACTACTGCTTTTTTGAAGGGTGATTTTGTCAATGATCCACTTTCAATGTATTTGTCTGATCTATTAACTGTTCCTGTTAACTTAGCAGGCCTCCCAGCAATCAGTATCCCTTGTGGTTTTGATAAAAAAGGATTACCTATAGGATTGCAACTAATAGGTAATGTATTAGAAGAGGATAGAATATTGAATGTCGCAAATATTTTCGAAATTGATGCTCAGGTAATTAAGAAAAGACCTCTATTCTAAATTTGTATTAATAATTAATTTGTAATCACAAACTATAGATCTTTTAGAAATTTTCTCTATCTTATAAATATAAATTATTTGAATATGGGTTTCGTTCCGCTTCATAATCATAGTGACTACAGCTTACTTGATGGAGCCAGTCAAATTTCAAAAATTGTAGATAGAGCTTCTGATCTTGGAATGGAATCTATAGCTCTTACTGATCATGGAGTTATGTATGGTGTTCTTGATTTGGTCAAGAAGTGTAAAGAGAAAGGGATTAAACCAATTATTGGTAATGAAATGTACGTTATTAATGGTTCAATTGATGATCCTCAACCTAAAAAAGAAAAAAGATATCATTTGGTTGTTTTAGCAAAAAATTATACTGGATATAGGAATTTAGTTAAGTTAACAACAATTAGTCACCTAAATGGGATGAGAGGTCGAGGTATTTTTTCTAGACCATGTATTGATAAATCTCTTTTAAGTAAATATAGTGATGGTCTTATAGTTTCTACAGCTTGTCTTGGCGGAGAGATACCTCAGGCTATTTTAAAAGGTAGATTAGAAGTAGCAGAGGATATAGCTCTTTGGTATAAAAAATTATTTGGAGATGATTTTTATCTAGAAATACAAGATCACGGCTCTATGGAGGATAGAATTGTTAACGTTGAATTGATAAAAATTGGGAAGAAGCATCAAATAAAAGTCATTGCTACCAACGATGCGCATTACTTATCAAATATGGATGTTGAAGCACATGATGCTTTGCTTTGTGTTTTAACAGGAAAACTAATAAGTGATGAAAAAAGATTGAGATATACCGGTACAGAATATATTAAAAGTGAAAAAGAAATGCTTGAACTTTTTAAAGATCATATTGAAGATGAATCAATTATTGAGGCAGTTAACAATACATTAGAAATTTCTCAAAAAGTTGAAGTATTTGATTTGTTTGGTAATTATAGAATGCCAAAATTCCCTCTTAATGAAGATACAGATTCATTTTCTTTCCTTACACAATTATCTAACGAAGGTCTTTTGAAAAGACTTAAAAAAAATGATCTTACAGAAGTTGATGAGAAATATAAAAAAAGACTAACTTCCGAATTAAAAATTATAAAAGATATGGGATTTCCAGATTATTTTTTGGTTGTTTGGGACTACATCAAATTTGCTAGAGATAACTCTATCCCAGTAGGACCAGGTAGAGGTTCTGCGGCAGGATCACTGGTAGCTTATGCTCTTCAAATCACAAATATTGATCCTGTTGAACATGGATTGTTGTTTGAGAGATTTTTAAATCCAGCAAGAAAGTCTATGCCAGATATTGATACTGACTTTTGTATTGATAGGAGAAATGAAGTTATTGATTATGTTACTAATCGTTATGGAGAGGATAAAGTTGCGCAAATAATTACTTTCAATAAAATGACTTCTAAGGCTGTTTTAAAAGATGTTGCAAGGGTTTTAGATATCCCATATGGAGAGGCTGATAAATTGGCTAAGTTAATACCGGTTGTAAGAGGCAAACCTTATAAACTAAATGAAATGATTGATAAGAATTCTCCCAGCCAAGAGTTTAGAGACAAATATATTAATGATAATAGAGTGAAAAAATGGGTTGATTTAGCTTTGAGAATTGAAGGAACTAATAAAACATATGGAGTTCATGCTGCTGGCGTTGTTATCGCATCAGATCCTCTTGACGAACTTGTACCTCTTCAAAGGAATAATGAAGGACAAATAATAACCCAATATTCTATGGATGATATTGAATCACTTGGATTATTGAAAATGGATTTCTTGGGTCTTAAAAATCTTACTATGATTGAAAAGACAGTTTCTCTTATTAATCAATCTACTGGTAAGAAAATAATTATTGATGAGTTACCTCAAAATGATGGTAAAACCTTTGATCTTATTGGGAGAGGAGATCTTGAAGGTATTTTTCAGCTTGAATCTTCTGGAATGAAACAGGTCGTTAAGGATTTCAAACCTAACTCCCTAGAGGATTTATCATCCATACTTGCCCTTTATAGACCTGGTCCTCTTGATGCTGGCCTCATTCCTAAATTCATAAATCGAAAAAATGGGAACGAAAAGGTTGATTTCCCTCATCCTTTTATTAAGTCTATTCTCACTGAAACCTATGGAATTATGGTTTACCAAGAACAAATTATGAAAATTGCTCAAGACTTAGCAGGTTATTCTTTAGGTGATGCTGATTTACTTCGAAGAGCAATGGGGAAAAAGAAAGTATCTGAGATGGTAAAACATAGGAATATTTTTGTAGACGGATCCATGAAGAAAGGTGTAAATGAAAAATTAGCAAATGATCTTTTTGATCAAATGGTTTTATTCGCTGAATATTGTTTTAACAAAAGTCATTCAACTGCTTATGGTGCTGTAACTTATCAAACTGCATTTTTAAAAGCCCATTTTCCTGTCGCTTATATGGCAGCCCTTCTAAGCGTAAATTCTGGCTCTAGCGACAAGATGCAAAGATATATTTCTAATTGTTATTCCATGGGAATAGAAGTTATTTCACCAAGCATTAATTATTCTGGTGTTGATTTCACCATTAAGAATAATCAGATTTTATTTGGGTTATCTGCAATTAAGAATTTAGGAGATTCTGCAATAAGAAATATAATTGAAAACCGAAATAGTTTTGGAATCTTTAAGTCATTATCGGATTTGTGCAATCGTTTGCCCTCTAATGTTCTTAACAAAAGAAGTCTAGAATCTCTCATTCATTGTGGAGCACTAGATGAGTTTTCAAATGATAATAATAGAGCACAATTATTGTCAGATCTTGAACATGTTATTGAATGGGCCTCTTCAAGAAATCGTGATAGGTTATCCGGGCAAGGAAATCTATTTGATTCTAAAGAAGAATTTTCTAATGTTGCTTTTTCAGATTCACAATTAGCTAAGGTTGATGATTATTCACTTATTGAAAAGTTAAAGTTAGAAAAACAACTATTAGGCTTTTATTTATCTGATCATCCTCTAAAGCATTTAACTAAGCCAGCAAAACTTATATCTCCTATAAGCATTTTGCAGTTAGAAGAAACAAAAGATAGAACCAAAGTCTCTTTAGTTGGAATGATCCCTGATTTGAAGCAAATTACAACGAGAAAAGGAGATCGGATGGCTATAGTTCAGCTAGAAGATCTTTCTGGAAGTTGCGAAGCAATTGTTTTTCCAAAAACCTATGTCAGGTTATCAGAATTTCTTTTGACTGATACTAGATTATTGGTGTGGGGAACAATAGATAAAAAAAGTGATAAGACTCAATTAATAATTGATGATTGTAGAGAAATAGATAATTTAAAATTGCTTATTATTAATCTTGATAGTTCTCAAGCATCAGATGTAAGAGTACAAAATACTTTAAGAGACTGTTTGATTAAATTTAAACCAGATAAAGGAAGTTGTGGAATCAAGATTCCAGTTTTAGCTGCAGTAAAAAATAAAAATAGTGTTACCTACGTAAAATTTGGTGAACAATTCTGTATTGGAGATATTCAAGGAGCATGCAAATTATTAGAAGATAAATCATTCCAAATTAATTTGAAATCTTTAGTTTCCTAGATTAACTTTTATCCTCGAAATTTTGAGTTGCAGGTTTGAAGGCTTCTTTTGCTCGTTGTATATTCATTGGAATATTTTCAATACCGAAAAAAGATCCAGGCTCCTTATCCCAACTAGCTGATAATATTCCAAAACTTAATCCTGCGAGACCCAATAAGAAAAACAACGCTGAAATTGCAATTGTTGAAGAAGGAGGTATTTCAGCAATATTTCTTGTAACGATAATGTAACTAACAACAAAAACAGACATTCCTAATATTGTCGGTATTCCAGCTGTAAAAAATATTCTTCTTGCCATTCTATCGGCAACATATTTAGGTATGCCACTTGAGGATCGCTTTGGGATAGTTACATTATTAGATGTTTTTTCTAGATTTGCGAAAGCAGTTGTCTCAGAATAAATTTTCTTATTTTTATTTTGTGTCTTTTTTTTTGTTTGCTTTTTTTTCATTAATTGAGATCATCCTCTGATTCCAATTTTTTTTACTAGTTCTTGATATTTCTGAACGTTTTTGTCTTTTATGTAAGATAGTAATCTTTTCCTTTTACCAATCATTTTTAACAATCCTTGCCTTGAAGCGAAATCATGAATGTTTCCTTGGAGGTGGTCACTTAATTTCGATATTCTTTTAGAAAGCATTGCTACTTGAATTTCTACTGAACCTGTATCAGTTGGATGTACTTGATGAGTTTCAATCAGCTTCTGTTTTTCAGCTGTATCTAATGACATAAAATTTATTTTCTTCTATTCTATGATACTACGTCATCTAGCTAAATTACTACTACCCTTATCTAGATAATTCATAGCTAATTTCAATAGATTTTCAAATGATAAATTATTTTCTTTTTTAGCAGGGAGATCTACTTCTTTAATGATAATTGGCAAAATAGTATTTATTTCTTTATTTTTGTAATTTAATGATTGAAGGGTTAACTGAAGGTCC encodes the following:
- the rpsO gene encoding 30S ribosomal protein S15, which gives rise to MSLDTAEKQKLIETHQVHPTDTGSVEIQVAMLSKRISKLSDHLQGNIHDFASRQGLLKMIGKRKRLLSYIKDKNVQKYQELVKKIGIRG
- the rlmB gene encoding 23S rRNA (guanosine(2251)-2'-O)-methyltransferase RlmB, with product MKNSSKKKFPGKNNKDYKKNSVLGYSSKKTNRSEKNERFSKNSANNNNVENLNKTNNTFSSLKRTKPIFKSNTEFSKKNSDNHQEFTSKRNFDDWIWGKHSVYEALNSERAINRIWCTSEIFSSDKFYILLKDLKSKGVLIEEVSWNRLSQMTNGASHQGVALQLACAKTISLEQLIDFSKHNCANPIILALDGITDPHNVGAIIRSAEAFDCKGIIIPQRRSAGLTGTVAKVAAGALEHLQVSRVVNLNRALEELKKYGFLVVGLSGDGQLSISNFQEKAPLVVIVGSEDKGISLLTQKKCDFLLNIPLKGKTSSLNASVAAAISLFHLTSK
- the carA gene encoding glutamine-hydrolyzing carbamoyl-phosphate synthase small subunit; the protein is MINPFKKNAKLVLSNGIVFPGFYFGASGTAIGEIVFNTGMTGYQEVITDPSYYGQILTFTYPEIGNTGINFEDSESNIHVKGIIVRNFSSNNGNWRSKKNFNQWLVEKNIIGLHGIDTRALVKILRSSGSMNGVITSKDKSVESCLKIIHDTPKMEGLNLSKVVSTKQYYLWQDHTQTNFDVRKRYAESSKKLKIVAIDFGIKNSILNRLVSHGCEVLVLPSRSSLKDVLSHKPDGIFFSNGPGDPAAVSEGIDLARSLIEYGEIPMFGICLGHQIFGLALGGSTYKLPFGHRGLNHPCGENNKIEITSQNHGFAIDPNSISKDLVRITHYNLNDNTVAGLEVNNKPIFSVQYHPEAGPGPHDSDYLFKKFVSLMLERC
- a CDS encoding STAS domain-containing protein, translated to MEDFQKLTVSLRGNLEFKTNIIVFTFKGQLDAFSEKQFKTFVTNNLKNEHPFVIDLTKIDFLDSSGLGALVQTAKECKKSKLGFSVVGNSRVAQTIKLVRLGDFLNLKSNLEDALNYLKN
- a CDS encoding DUF1816 domain-containing protein, which produces MIRKFGNKLGLAWWAKIETDQPRGTYWFGPFITKRSLKENITSFIKDLSDEGSKNIKHSLVRCKKEEPLTV
- a CDS encoding Mini-ribonuclease 3 → MNYWIQNLVPYGSPEDIGVIQLAWLGDSVWELHQRLRHVHFPLKSKDLHLSVVNEVKAKSQSKSLSQIEHLLNSNEIDLIRRARNKTKRYPKSADPTIYSRATGFETLIGWLFLKDPQRLSKLFEYLE
- a CDS encoding DNA polymerase III subunit alpha; translated protein: MGFVPLHNHSDYSLLDGASQISKIVDRASDLGMESIALTDHGVMYGVLDLVKKCKEKGIKPIIGNEMYVINGSIDDPQPKKEKRYHLVVLAKNYTGYRNLVKLTTISHLNGMRGRGIFSRPCIDKSLLSKYSDGLIVSTACLGGEIPQAILKGRLEVAEDIALWYKKLFGDDFYLEIQDHGSMEDRIVNVELIKIGKKHQIKVIATNDAHYLSNMDVEAHDALLCVLTGKLISDEKRLRYTGTEYIKSEKEMLELFKDHIEDESIIEAVNNTLEISQKVEVFDLFGNYRMPKFPLNEDTDSFSFLTQLSNEGLLKRLKKNDLTEVDEKYKKRLTSELKIIKDMGFPDYFLVVWDYIKFARDNSIPVGPGRGSAAGSLVAYALQITNIDPVEHGLLFERFLNPARKSMPDIDTDFCIDRRNEVIDYVTNRYGEDKVAQIITFNKMTSKAVLKDVARVLDIPYGEADKLAKLIPVVRGKPYKLNEMIDKNSPSQEFRDKYINDNRVKKWVDLALRIEGTNKTYGVHAAGVVIASDPLDELVPLQRNNEGQIITQYSMDDIESLGLLKMDFLGLKNLTMIEKTVSLINQSTGKKIIIDELPQNDGKTFDLIGRGDLEGIFQLESSGMKQVVKDFKPNSLEDLSSILALYRPGPLDAGLIPKFINRKNGNEKVDFPHPFIKSILTETYGIMVYQEQIMKIAQDLAGYSLGDADLLRRAMGKKKVSEMVKHRNIFVDGSMKKGVNEKLANDLFDQMVLFAEYCFNKSHSTAYGAVTYQTAFLKAHFPVAYMAALLSVNSGSSDKMQRYISNCYSMGIEVISPSINYSGVDFTIKNNQILFGLSAIKNLGDSAIRNIIENRNSFGIFKSLSDLCNRLPSNVLNKRSLESLIHCGALDEFSNDNNRAQLLSDLEHVIEWASSRNRDRLSGQGNLFDSKEEFSNVAFSDSQLAKVDDYSLIEKLKLEKQLLGFYLSDHPLKHLTKPAKLISPISILQLEETKDRTKVSLVGMIPDLKQITTRKGDRMAIVQLEDLSGSCEAIVFPKTYVRLSEFLLTDTRLLVWGTIDKKSDKTQLIIDDCREIDNLKLLIINLDSSQASDVRVQNTLRDCLIKFKPDKGSCGIKIPVLAAVKNKNSVTYVKFGEQFCIGDIQGACKLLEDKSFQINLKSLVS
- a CDS encoding PAM68 family protein, giving the protein MKKKQTKKKTQNKNKKIYSETTAFANLEKTSNNVTIPKRSSSGIPKYVADRMARRIFFTAGIPTILGMSVFVVSYIIVTRNIAEIPPSSTIAISALFFLLGLAGLSFGILSASWDKEPGSFFGIENIPMNIQRAKEAFKPATQNFEDKS
- the trpD gene encoding anthranilate phosphoribosyltransferase → MFSNLSNAEILNNLLEGRNLDDLTSRSLMQRWLNDEISDVETGAFLSALRAKSSTGVELSSMAEELLNVCELPVERPNLYLVDTCGTGGDGANTFNISTAVAFVAASCGVKIAKHGNKSASGKVGSADVLMNLGLNLNCSLEKVITAVSEIGITFLFAPVWHKSLIKLAPLRKTLGIRTVFNLLGPLVNPLRPNAQVLGVASEDLLKPMGSALLKMGMNRAIVVHGSGGLDEASLQGENKLVFVENGELRFSEINISDFNHENIANEKLAVSDLESNEEILKSVLNGSGQKSHIDVVALNAALVLWVAGIEDDLIEGFHKALFSINQGDPWKKFLLLKNYLSAN
- the gatA gene encoding Asp-tRNA(Asn)/Glu-tRNA(Gln) amidotransferase subunit GatA; protein product: MNFNSLRKEIIRNNASVKELVNDIFNKIDHKDPEINSYICTTKDNAIAQAENIDKLIQNKEKLPPLAGMPIAIKDNICTKGVATTCASQMLKSFVAPYESTASSKLWSSGGICLGKTNLDEFAMGSSTETSVFGVTSNPWDINRVPGGSSGGSAASVAAGFCAAAIGSDTGGSIRQPASFCGVVGLKPTYGRVSRWGLVAFASSLDQIGPITNTVSDAAEILYLISGKDPFDSTCLDKPVPNYLADLNKSIKGLKIGIIRECFEHPGLNPEVKESVLSGVDRFKTLGAEIIEVECPRFNDGIATYYVIAPSEASANLARYDGVKYGYRSNDGSNLIDMTSKSRAEGFGDEVQRRILIGTYALSAGYSDAYYKKAQKVRTLIRKDFDNAFKQVDVLLTPTCPTTAFLKGDFVNDPLSMYLSDLLTVPVNLAGLPAISIPCGFDKKGLPIGLQLIGNVLEEDRILNVANIFEIDAQVIKKRPLF